A window of Chryseobacterium shandongense genomic DNA:
GGTTACAAAGAATAAACAGGATAAATCTTTATCATTATTTTATTCTTACGGAAAACCGTAATGCAAACTGAAAACTATTGACTAAGGCTCTTTAGTTTTGATGAGCCATTCGTTCAAATCTTTATAGCCGTGGTAAATTAATGAACAATCCTCTACATTCTGATAGTCATTCCGGATCTTCAAGGCTACGGATTTTCCGTTTGGATCATTATCAAGAAACAGCAGGATCTTCGGGTATTCTTGTAAAATCTGTTCTGCTTTGAAAAGCATCGCCGTAGAATTTAAAATAAGACAATCACAGGCTGAAGCAAGTTTATTTTCCAGGTTTTGGAACGTGAGAAAATCAAAGAACCCTTCAAAAACAGCAACTTCGCAAGTTGACCCGGATCCGGTCCGAACCAAAGTAACGTCTTTTGGGCCCAGGCACAATTTCGTGTAGGTATTCCTGATTTCAAAGCCACCGGAATTATTTTCAAAAGCGATTCCAAAATACTTTCTGCCGCAGAATTCATAATCAATTTGCTTCAGGAAATGTTTCTGTTCAAGAACTTTTCGGGAATCCAAATACTGAATCAATGCAGGATGCCTGATCTTTTTGATTTTTAAAATCTTATAAGAAACCTCTGACGGCGTTTCTAGAGGCAATTGTCCGGGATCAAATGAAAGATCAAGTGCTGAAAGGTAGTGCAGGGCTTCCGAAACAGAGCATTTTTTAATTTGCTGCACGATGGAGATCACATCGTAACTTTTCCCGGTTCCAAAATCAAACGCCTTATTTTTGATATAATCCACGGAAAGGCTGGGGACTTTCTCATCACGGTCCAGCGCAAAATAAAAAGCAGTTCGCCGGTTTTCTTTGATCGGGAAACGGCAGAAAGATTCCAGAACCGCACGGATACTGACCTTTTGTCTGATGTTTTTGCAATTCATTTTTTTCTTTTTTAAAGCAAATTTTTATTCACATTTCCCTTTTAATAAAAAAAAGAACTTTTTAATTACTTTTAATATACTTTTAGTAATTCCCCCTGGCGCCTTCTGAAAGGCAGATACAGCCCTTTTTGAGATGAGTGCAATTCCGAATTCCGAATGAGTGCAATTCCGAAATAGAGATGAGTGCAATTCCGAGAAAGGGCCGATTATCGGATGAGTGCAATTCCGAATTCATCATTAGCATTTTTGTCAATATTTGAGATTATCCACAATTACAGTGAGTTATCCACAGTTTTTACGGTTATGCAAATCCCGGGATGAGTGCAATTCCGAAATGAGCAGCTAAAAAACTTAAATTTTAACAATTCTTTAACTTTTACGAGTGCAATTCCGAATTCCGAATGAGCGCAATTCCGAAATACGGATGAGCGCAATTTCGAATTCACACAATAATAGGGTAACCGTTAGGCAGTAATTCGCCCATTTTGGTTTCCCGGTAGATCAGGATCAGGTATTCCTGCAGTTTATTCAGAAAATTAATACCAGTATATTCTGTTGACCTGATTTTTTGAAGCCGGTTATCCCTGATGAATCTTTTGAAGGCTTTTTCAATCAGCTCACGAGTCTGGATGATGTGGATATACTGATAGGAGAGCTGGTTCATCTGCCGTTCGGTAAGGCGATACCTGTTTTTAAAATACCGTAGCCTTTTGACCCGGGTATTGTTTTGCTTTTGTTGCAATGCATTATTATCCGGTCGTTCGCTTAGAAGGACAGGCTGAATATCGATGGTATCACCACGGTAATGGTAGCGAAACGAAAGCGTATTGAACTGGTCCAGGCTTGCTTTGGCCGGCTTTAGAAATTTAAAGCAAAAGTCATTCGCAGATTTGTAATGAAGCCCGAATTTATTGTTCAGCGTTTCAAGCTTTAAAGCGGTTCCGGTCTCCGGGAGTTTAGACAGCCAGATCGCAAAAATGATGTGCTTATTATTCCGGATGTTATAGACCAGGTTGTACAGCACGTAATTGTATTCCGGGATGACCAGTAATTTTTTTAGCCAGTAACTGCTGATAAGAAAGCTGGTATAACCGCGCTGGTCATAGCTTGGCGTAGAGATCAAACCGCCAAAGGTCCTGATTTCCTTTCCTTTGGTATTGACAGACCGGTACCATCCCATTTTGAATTGAGCTAGAAACTCATAGGCTTCGATGACCTGCTTTGATGAACCGCTTGGTGAAATTTTACTGTTTCGGATCTTCATTGCTGCGAAAATATTGTTGTCTGTCTCAAATTCATCATCGAACAGAGAAAGCTGCTTGGGACGGTCTTCGGGACGAAACTGCTCATTGCTGATTTGCGAAATTATATTGAAAATAACCCGCAGTGCGTTGATCGGAATATCGGCTGCCTGGATGTCATCAAAGATAAAATCGTCGACAAACCGGTTGCCAATACGGATTCTGTCGTGCACCTTATCCGTGCTGTTTTCAAAGTTTTTGCGTACCAGTCTGACCTCTTTTTCAGGAATTGCCATTATTCATTGCTTTTTAGAGATGGGATGTTTTTCAATTGATATTGTAGAAAGAACCTGGCTGTTTCTTACTTTGGCCGCTTGATCCTGGAGATGGACTCAATGGATAGATCCTTATCGGCAGTATTTTTCATAAAAGGCATCAGGTTTTTGAGCGAAGATTTCCAATCGGTAATGGGCCTTCCGGAGACACTTTTCCAATCATTTTTTTCCCAGGAACTGTATTTTTCTGTGATCTTTTGATCCAATGGCGGCTCGTAGCCCTCCAGCGTTTGGGCATATTCAAGGAATGTATCCAACGACGGTTGCTCGGTTCCTTTCACAGCCGGTTCCGGACCTCCTTCATCTGTTAATTCGTGTTGCTCTGGCTCTCTTTGATCGCTTTCAGAAACGAGGGAAGTCAGGGAAGTCAGAGAGGAGGCAATGGATTCCTCATTTTGCGGCACAACAAGATCTAATAAAAGGGTATCTAATTGAATTGTTTCAGGCTTCGATGCCACTCCGTCGTAGTCTAATCGTAAACGGTAGGTTGCAACACCGGTGGTGTTTTTGTTGTAATGAATGATTCCCAGGCTTTGCAGTTTCTTTCTTGCGGCCATTATGGTATTTCTGGATAGACCTAAGGTTTTGCTGAAGTTCCGGCCGGAAATGCTGACCGTGTAGGAACCGCAATCATTCGCAAAGTTCAACAGATAGAAATAAACTGTAATAACATTTGCGTCCAGCTTTGCCTTCTGGTTGAAATTCCAAAACTTCTGTATGAGCTTCAGGTAGTACATTGCTACTTGGTTGCAAAAAGCTTGAGCGCTTTCTTCTTGTCAATAATGATGATATTTCCCCGCTGAATAATCGCCTCATCCAGTATTCCGGACGACTTTATTTCGGAGGCTTTCGAGATTGAGCATCCGAGGATATTGGATAATCCTTTGAGTCCAAACTCATAATTATTCTCGGGGCAAATACTTTTCATCACTTCCAGGTATTCCTCCACGGTCAATTTCCAGAGTGGTGTTTTCGGATCTATATTGTTCATAACTGAGTTTTGCGTTATTTATTGGTGAGTAAGCACTTGTTTTTGTTGTTTTGAAATCCAGTTCCTTGCGGC
This region includes:
- a CDS encoding toprim domain-containing protein codes for the protein MNCKNIRQKVSIRAVLESFCRFPIKENRRTAFYFALDRDEKVPSLSVDYIKNKAFDFGTGKSYDVISIVQQIKKCSVSEALHYLSALDLSFDPGQLPLETPSEVSYKILKIKKIRHPALIQYLDSRKVLEQKHFLKQIDYEFCGRKYFGIAFENNSGGFEIRNTYTKLCLGPKDVTLVRTGSGSTCEVAVFEGFFDFLTFQNLENKLASACDCLILNSTAMLFKAEQILQEYPKILLFLDNDPNGKSVALKIRNDYQNVEDCSLIYHGYKDLNEWLIKTKEP
- a CDS encoding helix-turn-helix domain-containing protein; this translates as MYYLKLIQKFWNFNQKAKLDANVITVYFYLLNFANDCGSYTVSISGRNFSKTLGLSRNTIMAARKKLQSLGIIHYNKNTTGVATYRLRLDYDGVASKPETIQLDTLLLDLVVPQNEESIASSLTSLTSLVSESDQREPEQHELTDEGGPEPAVKGTEQPSLDTFLEYAQTLEGYEPPLDQKITEKYSSWEKNDWKSVSGRPITDWKSSLKNLMPFMKNTADKDLSIESISRIKRPK
- a CDS encoding DUF3853 family protein, with amino-acid sequence MNNIDPKTPLWKLTVEEYLEVMKSICPENNYEFGLKGLSNILGCSISKASEIKSSGILDEAIIQRGNIIIIDKKKALKLFATK